A genomic segment from Fusobacterium sp. encodes:
- a CDS encoding PhzF family phenazine biosynthesis protein, whose product MERKLLIYDSFTTELFKGNPAGVLLGAEGLGNKEMQSIAKELGYPETVFLFLNEYGKIKVKFFTPKEEIDLCGHATIAYGTALVECGIIKAEEGENQINIETNLGILPIVIKIKNTKIENIMMYQASPKIDRNFTVNKIELAEALNMSSDSFADDIEIVKAYTGVWDLMIPLKRKEILNEIVGNMEKIKKISKELNIISLHPFYIEKIEDKINLYARNFAPIVDIDEEAATGTSNGALIYYLYTIGKIKADEIVTVTQGEKLGRKSEIMGKIQIKEEKIDVLIGGTAIKFVEGKIEI is encoded by the coding sequence ATGGAAAGGAAATTATTGATATACGATTCATTTACAACGGAACTTTTTAAAGGAAATCCAGCTGGAGTTTTATTGGGAGCAGAAGGATTAGGAAACAAAGAAATGCAGAGTATAGCCAAAGAACTTGGTTATCCTGAAACTGTATTTTTATTTTTAAATGAATATGGAAAAATAAAAGTAAAATTTTTTACTCCAAAAGAAGAGATAGATTTATGTGGTCATGCAACTATAGCTTATGGAACAGCGCTTGTAGAGTGCGGAATAATAAAAGCTGAAGAAGGGGAAAATCAAATAAATATAGAAACTAATTTAGGAATTCTCCCTATTGTTATAAAAATAAAAAATACAAAAATAGAAAACATAATGATGTATCAAGCTTCTCCTAAAATAGATAGAAATTTCACTGTAAATAAAATCGAATTGGCAGAAGCACTGAACATGTCTTCTGATAGTTTTGCAGATGATATAGAAATAGTAAAAGCATATACAGGTGTTTGGGATTTAATGATACCATTAAAAAGAAAGGAAATATTAAATGAAATAGTTGGAAATATGGAAAAAATAAAAAAGATAAGCAAGGAATTAAATATAATATCTCTTCATCCATTTTATATAGAAAAAATAGAGGATAAAATAAACCTCTATGCCAGAAATTTTGCTCCAATAGTTGATATAGATGAAGAAGCTGCAACAGGAACATCAAATGGAGCATTAATTTATTATTTGTATACAATAGGAAAAATAAAGGCTGATGAAATTGTTACTGTTACACAAGGAGAAAAATTAGGTAGAAAGAGCGAAATAATGGGAAAAATTCAAATTAAAGAAGAAAAAATAGATGTGCTCATTGGTGGAACAGCAATAAAATTTGTAGAGGGGAAAATAGAAATATAA
- a CDS encoding peptide MFS transporter has product MLLDFINNLKKKYPSSFWLMCFTITWERFSYHGISTILVLYFTASVTKGGIGLSPKEATSLYGFYVGILHLTPLAGGWLSDRYLGQQKSIILGGFFISFGNFLLFTSSDIYQLYFSLLSIIIGNGFFKANGTNLVGNIYSDKSTLEKEVAYSLFYMFINLGSFLAPFTAGLIADKFFAVRNATGEIIHYGYKPMFLICSVIGITWTISFFYLAPKYLKNTGKLPCYTHKTEKKSIFSFTFSEKEKKRIKAMGIISIFVILFWTSFYQSFSSITLYARDYVNRSLFGFIVPVPWFAALNAIFGIIFSPILALLWSQLRKKNITIPVKISFGIFSMGIAFAFMTVSVLISGDIKANMIFIILAYIFNTLSELCIAPIGIAMFNCLSPKRYSTFFMGLWYMTMFFASIISGKVAGFTQDTGFLTIFFSLSVILFVMGSILYLSRKNLDNLMVVEDDCDCRII; this is encoded by the coding sequence ATGTTGTTAGATTTTATAAATAATCTCAAAAAAAAATACCCTAGTTCTTTTTGGCTTATGTGTTTTACTATTACTTGGGAAAGATTTTCATATCATGGAATCTCAACAATACTTGTTCTTTATTTTACTGCTTCTGTAACTAAAGGGGGAATTGGTCTTTCTCCCAAAGAAGCTACTTCTCTTTATGGATTTTATGTAGGAATATTACATCTTACCCCACTTGCTGGAGGATGGCTATCTGATAGATATTTAGGACAACAAAAATCTATTATTTTAGGAGGATTTTTTATCTCTTTCGGAAATTTTCTTTTATTTACAAGCTCAGATATTTATCAATTATATTTCAGCCTTCTTTCAATTATCATAGGAAATGGATTTTTTAAAGCAAACGGTACTAATCTTGTAGGTAATATTTATTCAGATAAAAGCACTCTTGAAAAAGAAGTTGCTTATAGTCTTTTTTATATGTTTATAAATTTAGGTTCTTTTCTTGCACCTTTTACAGCTGGATTGATAGCTGACAAATTCTTTGCTGTAAGGAATGCCACTGGAGAAATTATTCATTATGGTTATAAACCTATGTTTCTTATTTGCAGTGTTATAGGTATTACTTGGACTATTTCCTTTTTTTATCTTGCTCCTAAATATTTAAAAAATACTGGAAAATTACCATGCTATACACATAAGACTGAAAAAAAATCAATTTTTTCTTTCACTTTTAGTGAAAAAGAAAAGAAAAGAATAAAGGCTATGGGAATAATCTCAATATTTGTTATTCTATTTTGGACATCTTTTTATCAATCTTTTAGTTCTATTACTTTATATGCAAGAGATTATGTTAACAGAAGCCTTTTTGGATTCATAGTTCCCGTTCCTTGGTTCGCTGCATTAAATGCTATATTTGGAATCATTTTTTCTCCAATATTGGCATTATTATGGAGTCAGCTTCGCAAAAAAAACATAACTATACCTGTAAAAATTTCCTTTGGTATATTCTCTATGGGTATAGCTTTTGCTTTTATGACTGTTTCTGTTCTAATATCTGGTGATATAAAAGCTAATATGATTTTTATTATTTTAGCTTATATATTTAATACTTTATCTGAACTATGTATAGCTCCTATTGGTATTGCTATGTTCAACTGTCTTTCTCCCAAAAGATACTCTACATTTTTTATGGGATTGTGGTACATGACTATGTTTTTTGCAAGTATTATTTCTGGTAAAGTTGCTGGTTTTACCCAAGATACGGGATTTCTTACTATTTTCTTTTCTCTTTCTGTGATACTCTTTGTAATGGGAAGTATTTTATATCTATCTAGAAAAAATCTTGATAATCTTATGGTTGTAGAAGATGATTGTGATTGCAGAATAATATAA